In the Balearica regulorum gibbericeps isolate bBalReg1 chromosome 3, bBalReg1.pri, whole genome shotgun sequence genome, ttttcccatAGCATCAGCAATAGATTCAGATCTCTGCATAGAAATCAAAAATGTCATTCTTCCCCACCATCAATATGTTCAGGAAATAGCTCACACATCACAAGGGGAATTTAGAGACTTCTTGAAATCTCTCCAGATTTCTTCGTATCTGAGCACTAGACAACACTTTGCCACCTAAGcaaaactgggaaaaatatCTCCTTGATGAAATATATAGAGGCCATGTTTAGATGACCCAAAAGGGACCTATCATCTTAAGCCTTATGGTTGCTCCACTCCACTGATTTTAATCTAAGTATCTCACTACCCTATTCTATCTAGACATTCTTGCACCCTGGACATCTAAAGAAGTGTTATGATATCACACACACCTCTTTGGATGGTGGTCGAGCACCAGACACACCATGGTGCCATGGTGCATGCCCAAACTAAGGTAGagagacattttttttcctgctttttaagcCTGGCTCTGAGATGGGTATGTTAATCAAAACAACATGCTTTTGCCTTCACAGACATGTTGTGAATGTACTCTTTGCAAAGCACCCCAACACTCCCATGATGCTCCAAAGAGAGGGGAGGCATCATTGCAAGCCATAATAGACTTCTACAGGCAGTTGGCACATGGCTCCAGGAAATGAAACCTGAGGGAGTGGTATCTGCAAAGAAATTCCTCGTTATTACCCACTGCATTCATGAAACCACAGCATGTAACCATGTCATTAATGATGATACCATTCACTGAGGGACTTGAAGGTGGCTATCACCCTTCATTTTGGCTTTTGCTTAGTTTCTGAGTGCCTGATCCCAGCAGCCTGGAGGGCTTTTTCATAGGTTGGTGGAATGGAGATGCATCCTCACTAACAACCCACCTCTGCCACACCACGATTCTTCACAGGAGAAGAATGGCTGGAGAGGGCCTTAATCTCTGACTGATGGCTGAGAAAGTGCCACACATACATcagcttctccctctccctccttcccctctctccctcctctctcagcCCCAAGACATATTTTGaatacaaaatgtctttttttcccctcagagctACGTGAATGCTGGCTGCAAACCCTGGGACCAACCCAGGTCCCATCATGGGCCCCCAGTGAGCATGGCAACATGATGCCAAGAAAGTGAAACCAGGACTTTCAGCTCCTCAACCACTGAAGTGAAAGGGAAATCTCCAGTGACCACTTCTATAACAAACCAGTTTCCCTTAATTGggccagctgctgctcagggacagaAATGTCACCTCTGGACAGGACCACCAGCTAGAAGAGGGTGTTGAATAGCTCTGTGCTATTGCTGGGTTGCTCTACTGCCAGTATGTGGGCCATAGCACACCCCTGCATTTAGCTGAAGGCAAGGTATCACTTGTGGGAGAGGGTCTCAGTGCCATACATTACATGGTTGGCAGGAGTTGTTCAGACCATCTAATATCACTTCTGTACCACATACATCAAGGCCTTCTCTGAATCTGATCCAGAATGAAATATGTCATTCAGAAACCTCCTACTCTGATTAAAAAAGTCCCCAGTCACATAGATATCATGTGCTAATTTCTTCCAATCCCAAATTATTGCTGTTGTTGAAAAGGTCTGGTTTATGTCCAGCCTGACTTTAGTTTCAGCTTCATTGGCTCTTGGTTAGTAGAATTATCCGAgaaattttcagcaaaacatttgtttaaaaaaaaaaaaacaaaaacaaaaacaaatttgtGGAAAAGGGGTTGGTTGTGATGGGGCTTCTCAACTCATCCCTGTTAggaaatttttaattgaaacattCCAGATTACCAGTCAAAACctatgtttttttctggcacTTTAATAACtcaatataaaatacaaatggtCCAAATCAAAATGACATattcagaaattactttctccttCATCTTTCCACTGGAAGAGGTCTGTGTGGGTGTATGAGACATAAACATTGactgctgtcactgctgctttgGCTTTGGAATGGCAATTTACaatgaggaaataaatataattagtTCGCATTCAAATGGCGCTTTTCCATCCTGGAAAACTGAGTGTATTTTATAGGCAGTGAATAAATATGCCTGTGGTAAATCACTTCCCATCAGTGAACTGAAATGGCCATACAGCAGCAGCCACACCAAGCTGTTTACTAGAAGAAATGAGATATTTCATTTGTGAAAGACAGACATAACTTATTCCACACCAGAAAAAGTTTTCACTGATGAAAGTGGGTCAGGTTctgtaaataaaacttttaaggCTTGGGCTTTCATCCAAAAGGACCGTGTAGCCTACTGAAGACCATGTCATGACCTATGTGCTCCAGACAAACCAGCCTCCAGAAGGACTACAGCTGGGAGGGATTCTGGAAGGCCTTGAGGTTGGGGATAGGGACCTGGGGAGTGGGGTGCTTGGAGTCAAGGGACTCTCTGTTTCCCAAACCTCTTGTTCCTGAcaccttctcctctccatcagGAACCCCAGATGATGACCACATCTATACCCCCACAACCTTCCCATGCTTCTGCCTGTCCCATCACTGCGTCAGCCCTTTTCCTCTCATGCAGGTCCCCCTGTGCAGGGAAAGTCGTGTTCCTGCCACCAGGGAGGATGCAGAGATGGAGGTGGGAAGGCAATCtcagagggagcaggaggttggCTCTCCTGGCTGCCCCCCATGTGTGGTGCACGAAGGGGCATAGGGTGTGTAGACAGATGTTTTTGGGGCAGGAAGGAGTCACCAAGGAGCAGTAGCCCATTCCCTGGTGGGCCCCAGTCCTCAGAAAGTGGGCTGGGAAGAGACTCcgcttcaccaccctcatcccTTCTTGTGTTGGTGCTGTTTGTCTTCCCCTGGCCCACAGGGCAATCTGCTAAGGGATCCAGCATCACTGATACTGTAAACTCTGACATAGATCCAGATAAGGAAGTCTGCTGAGATGCCGCTATAGTAGAGAAAGCATCAGAGGAGTCTCAAAGGTATGCCAAGATTGTGGGCAGCACCTTTCAGACAGCATTCAAACTTCCCTCCCAGGAAAGGCATCCTCTGGAAATGCTCTCCGGTGAGCTCCTTGGTCTTCAGGCTGCATCATTAACAATcactttttcttggtttttagTCAGTTCTTAGAAGAAAACTTGTCATTGCCAGATTCACTTCCAGTTCCAGGAGAAAAATCCCGCACTGGTTTTGGATGCAAAGTCACCGGTTCTGACTCACATTGGTTTGCTTGAGCCCTCTTGAACTTATTATCTtaatttgtccttttaaaagaaaccagaaatacACGGATGCTCTACGGGTAGTGTAATCACATTGGAACTGGGACACCTAGGACAGCTACGGGCCGAAACAGCAACAGTCACAGATACTGCTGGGTCCGTTACTTCGGAGCAGTGCAATGCgatttccagaaagaaaagcaattcatACAAagaacagttcagaaaaaacatTGGATGCCTCTGAGCTCTGCTATTCCTGGGTGGTCTAGAGGTTCTAAAAAAtgcaggagctggagaaagaaCTCCTTCTATCCCTTCTAAACAATTcattcatttaaacaaaagtcCCCTTACACCGAGAATGAAGCGAGGACCATTCCACATAAAAGGGGATTTAAAAGACCTTTGCAGGAAATGGAACATACAAATTACTgcctttttaaaagccaaaggATGTTTTTCCAGCATGGCACTGCATCCCCAGAAGAGTGCTGCAGGGAGCTTATGTTTCATTTACGATACAGAATAACATCAGACTGCAAACACAGCCGAAAAATAAACAAGCCAAGTCAGTGCCCTGCcagaaactgtaaaaaaaagatgccttttCACTTAGTTGTCCCATTTCAGGGTGTTTTAATCCCACTTTCTATCACATCATTACAGCTTATATTTCTTCATGAAGTCATAATAGAAAGGGAAAGGTGTTTTCTTATAGCTCGAAGAAAGAAATTTGACTTTGTTCCCATCTGCTGTCACTATTTGTCCTCAGAAAGTGTTTGCTCCAAAAACATAAGCTTATTATTCAGGATAAATGATTGAAGTTCTCAGGAGGTGCCAAAGTGGCAGTGTTTGCATTTGGCAAAGGATGCAAAGCCTTGGCAGAAATGGAACCTGCTCAAGACTACATTTGCCCTCTTCAAGCTCAGCCTCAACATgaggatttgtttttctttgcaatcaCCCAGCCTTGCTCAGAACAATGTccttcaacaggaaaaaatcgCAAAaccaggttttgttttttcccttccagctccCAATCCACGTGTTGTTCAATAAGAAAATGGCAGATGAACTACTGAAAACCAAGATCCATTCCAATGCCATGGAAAATGTGGAGTTTCCTCAGCAGCCAGTGGAAAACAGGTAGCACAGGTCCCCAGCCAGCTAGGAGAAacagagcaggagaagaaatCAGCCACAGGAATGTGGTCTGCCACAATTTACAGCACTGGCCATAGTTGGGTAATCTAGGTGGGAAACAGGAGGAGGACTCTAAGAGGTTACTCAGCAAGAGAGTGACGTAGGAGGGACTAGGACATCTCAGAGAAAAATGCTTCCAAAGAATGATGGATTGGGAATTATCACAATGCCATACACCCCTCCATTCATTAGAAGTTCCTCTAGAAAGATAGCTGATAAGAAAACTTGACATACTCTTTGGAGaactcacttttaaaattaattgcttaaattggaaaaaaaaaaaaaaaagccaaaccactgaatatttttgcaaagcactttATTTAGACACTTTTATtgtagaatggaaaaaaaaaaaatctgcttgggTTTGCTTAGGTCTTGGAAGGGGATGCTGAGGTTTTAGATTTACTAATTCATTTTGTCATTgggatggaagagaaaaagaaagcaggtaaAACATAAAATTGGGTAGTGATtttcttgaattaaaaatacatccaTATTTTGAAACGTTTTATGGATTATTCTGACAGTAGTGAGTTGTTTGGGAAGCAACCATATCGTTGCAAGCTTACAAGAGCTGTGAAACCATCACTGACATATGCATGTAGGTGGGCAACTTACCACCAGTTGATTCCCACAACCCAAATAAGTGACTTCTCCGGCACTGAGAAATCAGACTGTCCCTCAGGAACTGGTCCCAGAAGAGCAGGCCAGCAAATCTTAGTGATGAAGATCACAGACACCTGTCCATGCTCATGGTCTTGACCACAGTGCCCCAGTACTATGTCAACAGTCTTTTGCCAGCAGAGGGTGGCTCCATTCCCTTGGTTCTTGCTGAAGCTTCAACACTAGGAAACTTACTTTGGTGAGGACAGGCCCGGCAGCAGAAGTCCCCTGTCTCCCGTCCCCAACCTGCCAAGGGCTCTGATCAGAGCTTTGATATGGAGCACATTGGTCCagcacctcctctccttctGGTGACCTTCCTGAGCTGCCCACTTGTGTGCAGACAGAGGGATAAGAGAATCAGTGTTGACATCCATCAAACCTGCCTCTGGAGTGGTGCTGGCCGTATTTCCAGGCATTTGACTGAGGAATGTATCTTGTACCTCCCCTCAGCAAGCAGAGACCTCCCAAGGGAAATCATGGGGCAGTTGCACTCTTCTAGCCTTGAGGACAAAGCCAAGTCCACCTATCCTTCTGGAGAGGCCCACATGGGAACTGGTAGGCTTTCATGATATGAGCAAGTGTCTGCCAGAATGCACTTCCCAGAGCATCTGTCGCATATACATCTCTGAGCAGCTTTCAGTTGGTCATGGTTCAGCCAACACATAACTCCCAGTGACCCAGGGATCCCTGATGCAATATTCCACGTGGTGACAATTACATCACCACGGCTGGAATAGGTCCATTCAGTGGTGGGTAACTGAAAACCCTCAGAGCAACTGATTTGCTTAAATACTACTAAACCACCACATCCACTCAGTGTAAGCAAGTTCAGACCAGGGGTGTAGCAAACGCACACTTATTGCAACATGAAGGTGAGCTGCAGTGTAATGAACCAAAACCATTACTGCTTTTTTGGTGAATTATGCTTAACTGTGACATTCCTTGAGAAAACCACATAAACAGACTAATagataaagagaaaagggaggaaattaGGTGAAGAGGGAAAGCTGCACCAGTTGTAATGAGTGGACAAGGAAAGGCAAGCAAcaatgagaataattttttggAGTATCTAAGGACACTAGAAACTCAGATCGGATTATCAAAACTTCACCATGATGGAGACCTCAGTAACGATTGTGAGCAGAAGAATTTCTGGGCCAGTCTGAGGTGATTAATTGGTTGTGATGCCTGCAGAAACTCAAGAGAGCCCATGCAGCACAAGAGGAAATTTGGATTCCCCACAACACCACGAGCATATGCTTTACATCCTGGCAGTACCACAGCTAAGCGAGCTTGCTTTATTTGTGTAgcccctggggtgctgggaaAGATGGCAGGCAAGGGGTTAAGTAGTGGCACTGTGGTTTCTGGAAGGGAAAGGCATGCCTCATTAACTGGCTGGAATTCATCAAGGATATGAACACCAGGGTGGACATGGGAAAGGCAGCAAACTCTGTATTACCGAGATTTTCAGGGTACACTGAACACAGGTCCGCAAAAAAGGTCAGTGCTGATGGACAGGATGATAGCAGGAGGTGAAAATGGCCCTGAGAAGTCAAGGGCGATGGGGAGTGATTAGGAGAGGATAGCAGCTATCTAACTGGAACAACTTGCCTCTCTGCAGTTTCTCTACATGCAGCTCTGTCTTCTTCTGCAACCAGCCCCATCTGTCCCACCAGACAGGACGGTAACGAGTGTGCAGTTGACTCTTTGAAAGTCTGACCCATCATTTGCACATGTTCAGCTTCTTCCAGGAGAAGGACCCTTAATTTTCCAACCCATCACATTCATTTACAAACCTAACATGGTACAAGTTTTCAAACTGTAATTTAATGACTCTGTGGTTACTAATCCAAGTATCCTCTAAGTTGTAGAAGCATGAAAGTGTCCAGGTATGTAGCACAGGCACTTCGCTTCCCAAAGCTCACCTGCCACGAGCTTGCAACCCAGCAGACAGTACATGGCAACAGCAATGCTGTCTCCTTTAAATATAAGAACATGTAGTTCCTCCTATTACCAACTGGCCAAGCAATTCAGGGTCCAGGATTGCTCTGTTATCCTCTGATATAAAATTATCAAGGCAAACTGAGGCATAAAGAATATATTCACATGGAAAATGACCTCAGCATCGTTTTATCCAAAAGGTCACTGAATAGGAAATTCAttcttgaaacagaaaaagtttaTTCTAATTCCTTTATCCATCTACAGGAATTTGGATAGTCTTACTCTGGAAACAATATCTCactttaatgtaaaaattaaagcatggAAGTAAGAAACCAGAGCTATGCGTAACCTCCTACAGGAGGGGTTCGCATTAGCCTGGTAGAAAAGTATGTATTCTCTGCTCTCTGGCTCTACGAgtgtttaaatgtttcataTGACACGGTGAGTACAACACAAGAGATTGAAAACAGACAAGTCCAAAGCTCTGCGTGCTTAAGATATTCTTTTGTGGCGTGGAATATATGGATTTGACCCCCTCCCACAGTGAATCGAGCTCTTCAATACTCCAGGTGAGTGTTTTGGCTCCGTTGGTTTCTAGAGCTAAAGGCAAACGACCAGCTCCTGCCCCACAAATCTTGattatgttttttcccccagacaaATATTCAGCACTTTTGGGACAAATCCAGGAATAATTACAGAATGACTTAGAGTCTTTTACTTACAGTAGCTCAAAggattgtatttttctttttctctagtcAAAGCCTTTTTAGAAATGCATGGCCCTTAGACAAAAGGAGCTAGAAGGTATGTAAAAGTGTTGCATGTGCTGTGAAGACGGTGAGTCTACTTTTGTTACATCTTGTTTCCTAGGGCAAGGCTGAGCTGGGCTTGTTTGCTCAACTCTGAAAAGCCACGTCCACAACCTGCTCCTTTGTATTGCAAGCTTTGGCCGGAAGATTTATAGCAGCATTAGCAATGCTAAAGGAGGATTGTTCATCTGTTTGTAACTTGGGTTCAGTTGTGATTTACATTTGAAGCAGGTATTTTAATCCCTCAGTTGCATACAAAATACACTCAGACTTACCGCTCTTGCTCTTTCCTCTAGTCAAAAAAATTCATTTGGGAAAATCAGGTATATAAACCCATATATAGCATTTTTATAATCAGTTTTGCAATCTATCTCCCAGGACATAGGaatataaatctgaaaatttgcTGTCCTTTAATCACCAAGGTTGAGGGACTGTATCTTGTTATAGGGGAAACCACACGGCCAACAAAATTGATCCCACTGACCTCATCCTGTCGTTTTGCTCCTTGACACCCTCAGCAGAGTGCATTCAACGTTCCAGCTAAAGCACAGCACCTGGCAATGCATCCAGGGTTTGGGACCTGCCCCctgctgtatttcaaaatatcagCTGCAAAATAACATCCCAGGTCAAGACTGAGTCTTTCCATTTGAACCTTCACAGGCCCAGGAACAGGAATCGCCCTGCAGTACTAGTACTGCCCTCCCTGGTGAAACCACCTCTCGCTTACTGGCCTCATCGTTGATGTTACCAGCACCACCAGTTGCAGAACTTTGTTCTCACCCTGCAAGAGCCAGGAGAAGTAGTTGCAGGCACTTCAAATGCAGCTTTCCTCAGCCAGAGGAGTCCCACAGTGACCCCAAAGAGTGCCAAGAAGGTCCTTGGTGTCAGGGGGCTGTCCCACCACGCAGCTGTTTGGCACAGCACGTGAACCCTTGCAGCCCCACTTTAACGTTCCCCAGTCATCTTGTGGGCAGGTCCACCCATCTTCATCTCTCCTTGAGGCTCTGGGCATTCAGAGCTTTTGGTCACTACTTGCTTTGCCGGCATTTTGTGAACTCTTAAGACATAAGCATGACTAAGTGACTGAGAAGCACATCCCAAAGCCACACAGGCTAAAGCAGCGTTGTTCAGACTTGAAAAATACCAAGTTTTAAGACTGAAGTGAACTGGTGCTTGGGAGTGACTAACAAGCACGTAGATAGTGAGTAGAGTGGTGATATCCCATTGAACACTCCATTAGACAACTGAAGGAGcactaaaatatatttcaccttttttccattgatttttggtgttggtttgttttttttttttcctgattcatTTAACATCTGCTTCTGGCCCAGGTATGATTTGGGTCTAGGGGACAGACTCAAAGCTTCATGAAATCACTGGGACTCTTTCTCTTGGTGCAGGTAGGCTTTGGGATGGCCCCTTCAGAACCAACACATTgctcagctgctcctgcccatgTGAACCACAGAAGTAGACTGATGGACTGCAGCCAAAGGACAAAGGGCCTCCAGGTTCCTGCATGCAGAAGACATTAGTCTTGATCGTCTGCAGAGGTGTGCTAGTCTTCCAAAGCATCTCCCTCGAGTAACACCTATGTCAAAAGTGAGGATGCAAATTCAAATGTATTGAAGCAAACCAGAGTTTATTTAGCATTTATTACCCATTCTGTTGTCATATGTGGCTGCTTCTGTCTCCATTTTCCTCTGGTAAACAtagaccttttattttttttatttttttaataaaatatataaaacattgtGCATTGCTATCCATAGGAAAACTGTAgtttaacaacaacaaaaaaaaagaataaggcACATTCCTGTGCAGCAtcttcaaatatatatatatatttaaaacaaaacaaaaagaaaaaacccttttcaaCCTCTTTGAGGTTGTTAACTTCTCACCAGTCACTGACACATCTCTTATATTACCATAATTTCACTGTTGGaggtgggttgggttttgtcAGGGGCCAGCAGGGAAAACagactcaaaagaaaaaaagaaaaaaaaggattttatcCCTGAGgtgtcagtaaaaaaaaaaaaaaatgttcccatagaaaaggaagatgaaaagacAGCCATAAATAACTGAATACACTATGGCAAACCTCCAAGCACCGAGATGATTTCATGATGGAAGaatcctcctccctccccatcccccagTTCTTAACAAGTCATATTTGCCATTGGGTTTTAATTAGGTTAATCTCATGGCTTCTGAAGTCACAAGACAATTGGTCAGGATgcaccttcccctcccttcccaaatCGTCTTTCCAGATTTGTCATTTTGTTCACAATTCTCCCACAGTCCTCAGGAAAGGGAAACCAAAAAATCCTAAATGAACACCAAAACAACTTCTCTCCCCAGCCAAGAGAGGAGCACTCGTACTGCAGCATGCCAAATTCCATGTCCCACATGGGAGGACTGTAATTGTCACCTTCCTGCCTGCTACTAAAAATGAAGTTGGCAAACACCTCTGTTATAACCAGAAAGTGTCCGTGAAGAGGGGTGATAGCAATATGtcagggaggaggagacaggGAAAGCTTTATTGCTGTCCATCCACACGGCTCCAGGTAGCATgcctgaaaggaaaaggggagacaCCCACATAAtattccttccctccctctcctctaTGACGTGCAGAGGAGCCCCAGGGTGCAGGGCAGGACGGTTGGACTCCCCATCGCTTAGTAGTAACGGTTGAGGCTCCTGGTCCCTGGGATGTCCGGCTGGCCATTCATCCAGATCTCCCGGATGATGCGCTCCCGCTCCTCCAGCCGCTGAGCTCGCTCCAGCTCCTCCGCCGACGTGAAGACGTTCATGTTCAAAGTCCTCTCAAACCTGCGGTGCCTGCGGGCAGACAGGTCTGAAGTGGTGTCCGAATCATCATCGCTGTCGCTGCTGTCGCTGTCGCTCTCCCGCTCCCGAGGAGGTTTTTTCGCGGAGGAGCGTTTGCAGTCAGTTCGGCAGGACACCCTTAGCACCAGGGCCAGCAGGGTCAAGACGAGTCCAATGCACACTCCGGAGACAAAATACAGAGCAGCCCGCTCGGGGTTTTCTGAAATGATTGTCAAGAACAACccttaaaagaacaaaacacacacagctcctctgtgcctcccccctcccagggAAATCAGGAAGGGGGATTTAAACAGTGGATTGGCTGCCAAGGCATTTGCAGAATGTGGGTTCGCTGCAGCCGTGTCTTGGAGTTGTCTGAAAGGAGAAGTAGCAGCCCGCAGAATTAAATGCTAATTCCAGTGGCTGCCCGAGCAGGGTTGACACCAGGGTGCCGcacacccagcagcagcaaagtgcaTCTCTCTGTCACATCCATCATCATCATATGAGGAATGAAGATGATTGCAAAGCTTTATACACCCTTTGTGCTGTGGCCCAGCTGAAATG is a window encoding:
- the EVA1A gene encoding protein eva-1 homolog A isoform X3, whose protein sequence is MEPVGVSTEMALLSNILAAYAFITENPERAALYFVSGVCIGLVLTLLALVLRVSCRTDCKRSSAKKPPRERESDSDSSDSDDDSDTTSDLSARRHRRFERTLNMNVFTSAEELERAQRLEERERIIREIWMNGQPDIPGTRSLNRYY